One segment of Aulosira sp. FACHB-615 DNA contains the following:
- a CDS encoding rhomboid family intramembrane serine protease, with protein sequence MVPIRDNNPTEITPYVTYGLIAANVLAFIYESSLPPQALDSFFHLAAVVPRELSLSFAGVSLHQTVPEWATLITSQFLHGGLLHLAGNMLFLWIFGNNVEDKLGHAKYLLFYLACGVLASLTQWYFSQDSNIPSLGASGAIAGVMGAYILRFPKAEILGVVPLGIFFPTFRVPAYFFLGFWFLQQSFYGLASLEAPTNIGMESGGIAYWAHAGGFIFGAILGPVLGLFSDKSPEESWYR encoded by the coding sequence GTGGTTCCCATTAGAGATAATAATCCTACAGAAATTACCCCTTATGTAACTTATGGCTTAATTGCTGCTAATGTTCTGGCTTTTATTTATGAAAGTAGCCTTCCACCCCAAGCATTAGATAGTTTTTTCCATCTGGCGGCTGTAGTTCCCCGTGAACTGAGTTTAAGCTTTGCTGGGGTGTCTTTGCATCAAACAGTACCAGAGTGGGCAACTTTAATCACCTCACAGTTTTTGCATGGTGGCTTACTGCACTTGGCTGGCAATATGTTGTTTCTGTGGATATTTGGTAACAACGTTGAAGATAAATTAGGTCATGCCAAATACTTATTGTTTTATTTAGCTTGTGGTGTGTTAGCGTCTTTGACCCAGTGGTACTTCTCCCAAGATTCTAACATTCCATCTTTGGGGGCTAGTGGTGCGATCGCCGGAGTGATGGGCGCATATATTCTCCGGTTCCCCAAAGCCGAAATTCTGGGTGTTGTACCTTTAGGCATTTTCTTCCCAACTTTCCGAGTTCCCGCCTATTTCTTTTTAGGATTTTGGTTTCTTCAACAATCCTTCTACGGACTTGCTAGTTTAGAAGCACCTACTAATATTGGGATGGAAAGCGGCGGTATCGCTTACTGGGCGCACGCTGGCGGGTTTATCTTTGGGGCTATTCTTGGCCCAGTTTTGGGTTTATTTAGCGACAAATCCCCCGAAGAATCGTGGTACAGGTAA
- a CDS encoding rhomboid family intramembrane serine protease — translation MFPLYDENPTRIKPYFTYGLIGMNVLVFLHEVSLSNVQLNLFFREYAVVPQELTYNFSGEWITLITSQFLHGGWWHLISNMVFLWVFGNNIEDRLGHFKYLIFYLACGALAALSQWAIGIESPIPSLGASGAISGVLGAYLIRFPHARITTLVFLGFFVTTISVPALVVIGIFFIQNVISGLASLQAAANMSVQTGGVAYWAHIGGFVFGIILAPLFGLFKRDYE, via the coding sequence GTGTTTCCACTCTATGACGAAAACCCAACGCGAATCAAACCGTATTTCACTTACGGTTTGATTGGCATGAACGTTTTAGTTTTTCTTCATGAAGTGAGTTTGTCTAATGTCCAGTTGAATCTTTTTTTCCGCGAGTATGCTGTAGTACCCCAAGAGTTAACCTACAACTTTTCCGGTGAGTGGATAACTTTAATTACATCGCAGTTTCTCCACGGTGGTTGGTGGCACTTAATATCCAATATGGTCTTCTTGTGGGTCTTTGGCAACAACATCGAAGACCGTTTGGGTCATTTCAAATATCTGATTTTTTATTTGGCTTGCGGTGCTTTAGCCGCTTTGTCCCAGTGGGCGATAGGAATTGAGTCTCCTATTCCTTCTTTGGGGGCTAGTGGTGCAATTTCTGGAGTTTTAGGTGCATATTTAATTCGCTTTCCTCATGCCAGAATTACAACCTTAGTATTTTTAGGTTTTTTTGTCACTACAATTAGCGTTCCCGCACTGGTAGTCATTGGCATTTTCTTTATACAAAATGTCATCTCTGGTCTCGCCAGCCTGCAAGCTGCTGCTAATATGAGTGTCCAAACTGGGGGCGTTGCTTATTGGGCGCATATCGGTGGCTTTGTGTTTGGAATTATACTTGCGCCCTTGTTTGGTTTATTTAAACGTGACTATGAATAG